TTTGGAATTGGAATAAAAAACTGTGAAAAGATAATTGAATATCATAATGGAAGTATAAATGTAAACTCAGGTGATAAAGAGTTTTCTATAGAAATATCTATTCCAGTAAATGAATCATAAATGTCTAAATTAAGTACTGCATATGCTAGTTGTTATGCACCTATGACCAAGTAACAAGTTTACTTGTAAGACCATATAATATTATTATCTTAAAAAAAGGGGACATAATAATATGGTTTTAACAGGAGCGCATTATATTTACATTGTATTTATGGTAATTATATTAATTACTATGCTTATGAAAAAAGATACTGTAGTACCATGTATATTAGGTGTTTTTTTCATGGGACTATTCTTTGAAAAAAATATCTTTGGAGCTATAACAGCAGTGTTTAACTCGTTTATTATATCTTTAAATGAGTTGGGGCCGATTATTTTAATTATAGCGATTATGGTTGCTTTATCTAAAGCTCTAGAAGCAAATAATGCCATACAGTATATGGTAAGACCATTTTCCAAAGTTATAAGAAATTCTAATACAGCATTTTTTGTAACTGGATTTGTAATGTTGATTCTTTCTTGGTTTTTCTGGCCAACTCCAGCTGTTGCCTTAGTTGGAGCAGTATTTTTACCTGTTGCTATTAGAGCTGGATTACCAGCAATTGGTGTTGCAGTAGCATTAAACTTATTTGGTCATGGTCTTGCCTTATCTACAGACTTTGTTATTCAGGGAGCTCCAAGTATAACAGCTGGTGCAGCAGGAGTAGCAGTATCATATGTCATAAATGATGGTATGATTTTATTTTGGGTAATGGGAATTGTAACGATATCTATGGCATTTTATACATTAAAAAGGGACATCAATAAAGGAATGTTTAGAGAAGAGCTTAAAGATTTTGAAAGTGAAGAAGTAAAAGAATTTAATGGAAAATCTAAGATAGCAACTATCTTAGTAGCTTTAGGATTTCTTGCTGACATAATTGCTATGTATATGTTTGACCTAAAAGGAGGAGATGCATCAGCTCTTTTAGGAGGAACAGCAGTGTTTCTAATAATTATTATAAATACTATAAATTTCGGCAAAGATAGTTTTGAAAATGTGTGTGAAAATATAATAGATGGTTTTGTGTTTGGTATAAAGATATTTGGTGCGATTATACCAATAGCAGCGTTCTTCTACATGGGAGAAGTTGCACCTTTAACTGGTGTATTTGGAAAGGTATTAGCACCTGGTTCTCAAGGATTATTATCAGATATAGGGATAGCTCTTTCTCAAGCTATACCACTTAATAAATTTGCAGTATCAGGCATAGAAACTGTAGTAGGAGCAATAACTGGGCTTGATGGTTCAGGGTTTTCTGGAATTTCATTAGTTGGTTCACTTGCATCTGTATTTGGAACTGCTATTAATGCAAGTGTTGGTGCATTAGCAGCATTAGGTCAAATTAGTGGTATTTGGGTTGGTGGAGGATGTCTAGTTCCTTGGGGTCTTATTTCTGCAGCCGCAATTTGTGGAGTTAGCCCTATTGAATTGGCAAAAAGAAACTTTATTCCTGTTATAACAGGACTCATTGTAACAACTATAGTCGCAGTATTTATTATTTAGCAAATAAAAACTAATATCATTTTATTGGGAGATTAACAAAGGATATATATAATTAAAAATAAAAGGTTATATAAATTAAAAATAGATGTACAGTTATTATTTATAAAAAGACTTTTGTCTCATGTAAAAACTATACATCTATTTTTTATTGGAAGTATTTAATTTGAAATCGTTTATGTAAGTTAATATATAAATATTACACTTTAAAGTATAGCTTTTAAATATACTTCTAAATATTAATAATTTAGAAGTTCAAAATTATATCCTAGCTTTCTAGCATCTGATATAAAATCACTTAGGATTTCTGTACTAGTTTTAGAAACAGCATGTAGTAATAAGATAGAACCATCATGTAAATTATCCATTATTTTTTTCTTAGCTTCATCATGTGATGGTTGCTTTTCAGTATCCCAATCTCTATATGCGAAACTCCAAAATATGGTTTTATAGCCTAAGTTTTTAGTCATTGCTAAGCTTTTTTCTGAATACTTGCCCATAGGAGGTCTGAAAAATTTAACTATGTTTTTTTCAGTTAAATCTTTATAAAGTTTTTCAACATCTTCAAATTCATCATTAAAGCTTTTTAGATTGCCTGTTTTTGTTGGCATAGAAGGATGAGTTTTACTGTGGCTTCCAACTATGTGACCTTCTTTAACCATTCTTTTTATCAAATCTTTATTTTCTTTTATGTATGGAGATGTGACGAAAAAAACAGCTTTTACTTTATTTTGCTTTAAAACATCCAGTATCTTTGATGTATATCCATTTTCATAACCTTCATCAAATGTAAGATATAGTGTTTTTTGACCATCTTTTATGGGTCCATTATATATAGCACTATAGTCAGAAAAATTAAATTTGATGTCAGTATTTACTTCTGGAGTTTTATGTTTGGTATTTGGTATATAAAACCAATCAAGAGCAGTATTATCTAAAGATGACACATCTAATTTTTCATTATCATTGTCCACAGTATCTTTATTTGATGGACTGTCTGTTCCATCTGAAACAGTTACACTGGAAGTATCTTTACTATTATCACTGTTTTGAGAATCTTCTTGCGCTGATATTTCTTTATTCTGGTCAGTGTTTTGTTTTTTTTGTGAGTTTGAACATCCAACAATGAAAAAAATAGATATAGAAAGTATTGTCAAAGAATATAGTATCTTTCTAAGCATTTTATAGCTCCCTTCTAAATTAATTGTAATTATATATAGTATTATTATAGTTGGAAATGGTTATTAATAATAGTTACATATTTGAAAATAAAGTCGCAATAGTAATACAAAATATGAATAATTAATAAATTTAAGAAAAAATGTAAAAAAGTAGTTGACCATATT
This sequence is a window from Clostridioides difficile. Protein-coding genes within it:
- a CDS encoding polysaccharide deacetylase family protein encodes the protein MLRKILYSLTILSISIFFIVGCSNSQKKQNTDQNKEISAQEDSQNSDNSKDTSSVTVSDGTDSPSNKDTVDNDNEKLDVSSLDNTALDWFYIPNTKHKTPEVNTDIKFNFSDYSAIYNGPIKDGQKTLYLTFDEGYENGYTSKILDVLKQNKVKAVFFVTSPYIKENKDLIKRMVKEGHIVGSHSKTHPSMPTKTGNLKSFNDEFEDVEKLYKDLTEKNIVKFFRPPMGKYSEKSLAMTKNLGYKTIFWSFAYRDWDTEKQPSHDEAKKKIMDNLHDGSILLLHAVSKTSTEILSDFISDARKLGYNFELLNY